One segment of Carya illinoinensis cultivar Pawnee chromosome 13, C.illinoinensisPawnee_v1, whole genome shotgun sequence DNA contains the following:
- the LOC122292398 gene encoding alpha-L-fucosidase 1, which produces MSHSQMILLILLSLLSSLSSSSSSSNPFLKPPPIPILPLPSASQLQWQLGHMALFLHFGPNTFTDSEWGTGRVDPYIFDPYNLDPSQWVRVAKESGFSRVILTAKHHDGFCLWPSKYTDYSVRSSPWRNGTGDVVAELAKAAMDAGIGLGLYLSPWDRHEACYGKTLDYNEFYMGQMTELLTRYGDIKEVWLDGAKGEEEKDMEYFFDTWFSLIHQLQPGAVIFSDAGPDTRWIGDEAGVGGSTCWSLFNRSAVKIGDTNAKYAMEGDPLGHEWVPAECDVSIRPGWFWHASEVPKSARTLLDIYYKSVGRNCLLLLNVPPNSSGLISAEDIQVLQEFSDLRRSIFSHNIAFNALVNASSTRGGNSDSHFNPQNVLKESIYSYWAPEENQTDWVLYLNLQELVSFNVLQVQEPIHMGQRIIKFHLDILTKDRQWKKLINGTTVGYQRLLQFPTTKSQYLRFVIDRSRADPLISYFGIFMDEYSIVNNISNTSTGVHLNGSQVIQQITYNHSHILSAS; this is translated from the exons ATGTCCCATTCCCAAATGATCCTTCTAATCCTACTCTCACTCCTTTCTTcgttatcttcatcttcttcatcttcaaacCCATTTCTCAAACCTCCACCTATTCCTATTTTGCCCCTCCCTTCTGCTTCCCAGCTCCAATGGCAGCTCGGCCACATGGCCCTCTTCCTCCACTTTGGCCCCAACACTTTTACAGACTCCGAGTGGGGCACTGGACGCGTTGACCCCTACATCTTCGACCCCTACAACCTCGATCCATCTCAGTGGGTTCGTGTCGCCAAGGAATCTGGCTTTTCTCGAGTGATACTCACCGCCAAGCACCACGATGGGTTCTGCCTATGGCCCTCCAAGTACACCGATTACTCTGTGCGCTCTAGCCCCTGGAGAAATGGAACTGGTGATGTTGTCGCGGAACTGGCTAAGGCTGCTATGGACGCAGGCATTGGATTGGGTCTATATCTTTCGCCGTGGGATCGGCACGAGGCGTGTTATGGGAAGACTTTGGATTATAATGAGTTCTACATGGGGCAGATGACTGAGTTGCTCACAAG GTATGGCGACATTAAGGAGGTGTGGTTGGATGGTGCGAAAGGGGAAGAGGAGAAGGACATGGAGTATTTCTTTGATACTTGGTTTAGTCTCATTCATCAGCTCCAGCCTGGGGCTGTAATTTTTTCTGATGCTGGTCCTGATACCAGGTGGATTGGGGATGAGGCTGGTGTTGGGGGGTCTACTTGCTGGTCACTTTTCAATCGAAGTGCTGTCAAGATTGGTGACACTAATGCTAA GTACGCTATGGAAGGAGATCCACTTGGTCATGAGTGGGTACCTGCTGAGTGTGATGTCTCAATTAGGCCTGGTTGGTTTTGGCATGCGTCAGAAGTTCCCAAATCTGCGAGAACTCTTCTTGACATATACTACAAGTCAGTTGGCAGAAACTGTCTCTTGTTGCTAAATGtgcccccaaactcctcgggtCTTATATCAGCTGAAGACATACAGGTGCTTCAAGAATTCAGTGATCTCCGGAGGTCCATTTTCTCCCATAATATTGCTTTTAATGCTCTTGTTAATGCTAGCAGTACCCGGGGAGGAAATAGCGATTCTCATTTCAACCCCCAGAACGTCCTCAAAGAAAGTATTTACTCCTATTGGGCCCCTGAGGAGAATCAAACTGACTGGGTCTTATATTTAAACCTTCAAGAATTAGTATCTTTCAATGTTCTGCAAGTTCAAGAACCAATTCACATGGGACAGCGGATTATCAAATTTCACCTTGACATCTTGACGAAAGATAGGCAGTGGAAGAAATTGATCAATGGCACTACAGTGGGATATCAGAGGCTGTTGCAGTTCCCGACCACAAAATCTCAGTACTTGAGGTTTGTTATCGATAGGTCTCGAGCAGATCcacttatttcatattttggaatttttatggatgaatattcCATTGTGAATAACATATCCAATACAAGCACAGGAGTACATCTCAATGGCAGTCAAGTTATTCAGCAGATCACATACAACCATTCTCATATATTGTCAGCCTCATAG